In the Chryseobacterium sp. MYb264 genome, one interval contains:
- the mnmA gene encoding tRNA 2-thiouridine(34) synthase MnmA encodes MKVVVGLSGGVDSSVTAYLLQQQGHEVVALFMRNWNDASVTLEDECPWIEDSNDALMVAQKLGIPFQVIDMSDLYKERIVDYMFDEYQKGRTPNPDVLCNREVKFDVFMKTAMSLGADKVATGHYARVDSTIDENGKEIFHLLAGKDNNKDQSYFLCQLSQDQLSKALFPIGELTKPQVREIAKEIGLVTADKKDSQGLCFIGKVSLPQFLQQQLVPKEGEIVEIFKDSPLFAQETPEFSSKQEELEFLSQKINYKKTDGKVIGKHQGAQFFTIGQSKGLGIGGHKESCFIISRDMENNILFVGEGHQFPGLLKRALKIDNSELHWVREDLRLKNGESMDVMARFRYRQPLQKATLYQFEDAFYVEFENPQSAIAEGQFASWYDGEELLGSGVIA; translated from the coding sequence ATGAAAGTAGTAGTAGGCCTCTCAGGAGGTGTAGACTCGAGTGTAACAGCCTATTTGTTGCAGCAACAAGGTCATGAAGTAGTGGCTTTGTTTATGAGAAACTGGAATGATGCTTCGGTAACGTTGGAAGACGAATGCCCTTGGATTGAAGACAGTAATGATGCCTTAATGGTTGCTCAAAAGCTTGGAATTCCGTTTCAGGTAATCGACATGAGTGATCTTTACAAAGAAAGAATCGTTGATTATATGTTCGATGAATATCAGAAAGGAAGAACTCCCAATCCTGATGTTTTGTGCAACAGAGAAGTAAAATTCGATGTTTTTATGAAGACGGCGATGTCTTTGGGTGCGGATAAAGTGGCAACCGGACATTATGCAAGAGTAGATTCAACGATTGATGAAAATGGTAAAGAAATTTTCCATCTTTTGGCTGGAAAAGATAATAATAAAGATCAGTCATATTTCTTATGTCAATTAAGCCAGGATCAATTGTCTAAAGCTTTATTTCCGATTGGAGAATTAACAAAACCTCAGGTAAGAGAGATTGCAAAGGAAATCGGATTGGTAACGGCTGATAAAAAAGATTCTCAGGGATTGTGTTTTATCGGAAAAGTGAGTTTGCCTCAGTTTTTACAACAGCAATTGGTTCCGAAAGAAGGTGAAATTGTAGAAATTTTTAAAGATTCTCCACTTTTTGCTCAAGAAACGCCTGAATTTTCTTCAAAACAGGAAGAACTAGAATTTTTAAGTCAGAAAATCAATTATAAAAAAACGGACGGAAAAGTAATCGGAAAGCATCAGGGCGCCCAGTTTTTCACGATCGGTCAAAGTAAGGGATTAGGAATCGGCGGACATAAAGAAAGCTGTTTTATCATCTCCAGAGACATGGAAAACAATATTCTTTTCGTAGGAGAAGGTCATCAGTTTCCTGGATTGCTGAAAAGAGCCTTGAAAATTGATAATTCTGAATTGCATTGGGTTCGTGAAGATCTTAGGTTGAAAAACGGCGAATCGATGGATGTAATGGCAAGATTCAGATACAGACAGCCTTTGCAGAAAGCGACTTTGTATCAGTTTGAAGATGCTTTTTATGTAGAATTTGAAAATCCACAATCTGCGATTGCAGAAGGTCAGTTTGCTTCGTGGTACGATGGTGAAGAATTATTGGGAAGCGGCGTGATTGCATAG
- a CDS encoding DUF4249 domain-containing protein has product MMINKRILVSCALFMLLFSCSIDDGGGVDIPLKDGSGKVVIEGYVTDEDGPYEIRVSKSLGITNGSNDYPVITNAKVVLTDNHGQTETLVYDATEKVYTTTNFHTKEGDTYTLSVTVDGKEYKATSTMPKLVEIDNVEQEKDPVTEGNILVSVGFTDPSTLGNRYVFRSQVGSKGKAVYNVFSDQLDNGEELSFSLLSNYFLKKNDTVVVEMRSVDTPIFDYFRVLPNSSADNPDGISIPANPVSNISNGALGYFSAHSVSTGYIIIQ; this is encoded by the coding sequence ATGATGATAAATAAAAGAATATTAGTAAGTTGTGCTTTATTTATGCTTCTTTTCAGCTGCAGTATTGATGATGGCGGAGGAGTAGATATTCCGTTAAAAGATGGAAGTGGCAAAGTGGTGATTGAAGGATATGTAACGGATGAAGATGGGCCTTATGAAATAAGAGTATCAAAATCATTAGGAATCACCAACGGAAGTAATGATTATCCGGTCATTACGAATGCAAAAGTTGTACTTACAGACAATCATGGTCAAACTGAAACGCTTGTATATGATGCAACGGAAAAAGTATATACAACCACCAATTTTCATACTAAAGAAGGAGATACTTACACACTTTCGGTTACTGTTGATGGGAAAGAATATAAAGCAACCAGTACAATGCCAAAATTAGTAGAAATTGATAATGTGGAACAGGAAAAAGATCCTGTAACAGAAGGTAATATACTTGTATCCGTAGGGTTTACAGATCCTTCCACATTAGGTAACCGATATGTGTTCAGAAGCCAAGTTGGATCTAAAGGTAAAGCTGTATATAATGTTTTCTCGGATCAATTAGATAATGGTGAAGAACTTTCATTTTCTTTATTAAGTAATTATTTCTTAAAGAAAAACGATACTGTGGTTGTAGAGATGAGGTCTGTAGATACACCGATTTTTGATTATTTCAGAGTTTTACCCAATTCAAGTGCAGATAATCCTGATGGTATTTCAATTCCGGCAAATCCGGTAAGTAATATCAGTAATGGGGCATTAGGGTATTTTTCTGCTCATTCGGTATCTACTGGTTATATTATCATTCAATAA